One genomic window of Octopus bimaculoides isolate UCB-OBI-ISO-001 chromosome 2, ASM119413v2, whole genome shotgun sequence includes the following:
- the LOC106872597 gene encoding uncharacterized protein LOC106872597 isoform X1, whose translation MPSVAKVPSLENVFVIFVIGGPGCGKGTQCAKIVSKYGFTHLSSGDLLREEVASGSARGKELTAIMATGKLVPMDTVLELIKEAMLSRAANSRGFLIDGYPRELDQGKRFEAEIASCKFVLNFDVSDETMKTRLLDRAKTSGRVDDNEETINKRLLTFHEHTTPVLEYYAMNNKLQTIKAEGSPEEVFYQVEMVFKECCPKLKPCLDECKVIFVVGGPGSGKGTMCAKLVQHYGFCHLSSGDMLREEVASGSARGKELNETMQKGELVPMTVVLQLLREALVSRSSYTKCFLLDGYPRELQQGLKFENEITECAAVLNFTAPDDVLVARLLDRGKTSGRDDDNKETIMKRLVTFHEITQPVIDHYQDQNKVINIDSNNTVDKVFEHTKEAMKRFAS comes from the exons TTCCATCCTTGGAGAATGTTTTTGTCATCTTTGTGATCG GGGGACCTGGCTGTGGCAAAGGAACCCAGTGTGCTAAAATTGTATCCAAATATGGATTCACCCATCTCTCATCCGGAGACCTTCTCCGTGAAGAAGTGGCCTCTGGGTCTGCCAGGGGTAAAGAACTCACTGCCATCATGGCAACAGGAAAGCTTGTGCCTATG GATACTGTACTTGAACTTATCAAGGAAGCCATGCTCAGCCGAGCTGCCAATTCCCGAGGATTCCTCATTGATGGATACCCAAGGGAACTTGATCAGGGAAAGCGTTTTGAAGCTGAG ATTGCTTCCTGCAAATTTGTGCTGAATTTTGATGTATCCGATGAGACAATGAAAACTCGGTTACTTGACCGTGCCAAGACCAGTGGTCGAGTCGATGATAATGAAGAGACAATCAATAAACGGTTGCTGACATTCCATGAACATACCACTCCAGTACTTGAATACTATGCCATGAACAACAAATTACAAACT ATTAAAGCTGAAGGTAGCCCCGAGGAAGTATTTTACCAAGTGGAGATGGTCTTCAAGGAGTGCTGCCCTAAACtga aACCTTGCTTGGATGAATGCAAAGTCATCTTTGTTGTGG GTGGTCCAGGTAGTGGTAAAGGAACCATGTGTGCCAAACTGGTACAGCATTATGGCTTCTGTCACCTGTCATCTGGAGACATGCTTCGTGAAGAAGTTGCTTCTGGCTCAGCTAGAGGCAAGGAACTCAATGAGACTATGCAGAAAGGTGAACTTGTGCCAATG ACAGTGGTTTTACAGCTTCTTAGAGAAGCTCTGGTCAGCAGGTCATCTTACACCAAATGTTTCCTCCTTGACGGTTACCCTCGGGAGTTGCAGCAGGGTTTGAAATTTGAGAATGAG ATTACCGAGTGTGCTGCTGTGCTTAACTTCACTGCTCCAGATGATGTGTTGGTAGCACGTCTGTTGGACCGAGGTAAGACCAGTGGtcgtgatgatgacaataaagaaACCATTATGAAGAGACTTGTGACCTTTCATGAAATCACCCAACCTGTTATAGATCACTATCAAGACCAAAATAAAGTTATTAAT ATTGATTCTAACAACACAGTGGATAAAGTGTTTGAACATACCAAGGAAGCTATGAAACGTTTTGCTTCATGA
- the LOC106872597 gene encoding adenylate kinase isoform X2 → MATGKLVPMDTVLELIKEAMLSRAANSRGFLIDGYPRELDQGKRFEAEIASCKFVLNFDVSDETMKTRLLDRAKTSGRVDDNEETINKRLLTFHEHTTPVLEYYAMNNKLQTIKAEGSPEEVFYQVEMVFKECCPKLKPCLDECKVIFVVGGPGSGKGTMCAKLVQHYGFCHLSSGDMLREEVASGSARGKELNETMQKGELVPMTVVLQLLREALVSRSSYTKCFLLDGYPRELQQGLKFENEITECAAVLNFTAPDDVLVARLLDRGKTSGRDDDNKETIMKRLVTFHEITQPVIDHYQDQNKVINIDSNNTVDKVFEHTKEAMKRFAS, encoded by the exons ATGGCAACAGGAAAGCTTGTGCCTATG GATACTGTACTTGAACTTATCAAGGAAGCCATGCTCAGCCGAGCTGCCAATTCCCGAGGATTCCTCATTGATGGATACCCAAGGGAACTTGATCAGGGAAAGCGTTTTGAAGCTGAG ATTGCTTCCTGCAAATTTGTGCTGAATTTTGATGTATCCGATGAGACAATGAAAACTCGGTTACTTGACCGTGCCAAGACCAGTGGTCGAGTCGATGATAATGAAGAGACAATCAATAAACGGTTGCTGACATTCCATGAACATACCACTCCAGTACTTGAATACTATGCCATGAACAACAAATTACAAACT ATTAAAGCTGAAGGTAGCCCCGAGGAAGTATTTTACCAAGTGGAGATGGTCTTCAAGGAGTGCTGCCCTAAACtga aACCTTGCTTGGATGAATGCAAAGTCATCTTTGTTGTGG GTGGTCCAGGTAGTGGTAAAGGAACCATGTGTGCCAAACTGGTACAGCATTATGGCTTCTGTCACCTGTCATCTGGAGACATGCTTCGTGAAGAAGTTGCTTCTGGCTCAGCTAGAGGCAAGGAACTCAATGAGACTATGCAGAAAGGTGAACTTGTGCCAATG ACAGTGGTTTTACAGCTTCTTAGAGAAGCTCTGGTCAGCAGGTCATCTTACACCAAATGTTTCCTCCTTGACGGTTACCCTCGGGAGTTGCAGCAGGGTTTGAAATTTGAGAATGAG ATTACCGAGTGTGCTGCTGTGCTTAACTTCACTGCTCCAGATGATGTGTTGGTAGCACGTCTGTTGGACCGAGGTAAGACCAGTGGtcgtgatgatgacaataaagaaACCATTATGAAGAGACTTGTGACCTTTCATGAAATCACCCAACCTGTTATAGATCACTATCAAGACCAAAATAAAGTTATTAAT ATTGATTCTAACAACACAGTGGATAAAGTGTTTGAACATACCAAGGAAGCTATGAAACGTTTTGCTTCATGA